A portion of the Chitinophagales bacterium genome contains these proteins:
- a CDS encoding peptidylprolyl isomerase, whose product MFRIILLIYFFGFTRLMTAQELMTIGKEKVSVEEFLRIYQKNNQSASSFSEKDINEYLDLFTLFKMKLQEARRLRLDTLPALKEDYQKYTEQLVQNHFVDKNYMENIWKAQYEHMKYDVKVAHIMVKCAPNALPADTLIAYNKLNYLRQQANKDNFSKLATENSEDPSSAPKGGLLGYITAFMTFPEFEVPCFATPVGGISPIFRTQYGYHILHVLDKRTARGRIKVAHIFLKKSDKNEEAEKKIQEAYKLVSTKKISFEDAVSKYSEDASTKETKGELQEFGVSEMVIDFEEQCFALKNPGDISKPFMTDYGWHMVKLIEKKPLKDYEGSKETIIQRMARDPRVNYLKDVAYRRMIEKYKLSETPQTLANFSNPLIDTFFMVKNWVLKPSKTMETTPLFTFGGKIFTLKEFTDFANQNYKTASSRTKKEALDVMYNAYKEKMIWETTKTKLSEEDKQFGHLEAEYMNGLLIFEIMDKEVWKKAVADTIGSKKLYEEVKNNYWFKDRVFIEGIKMTKPDLLQNYTNRLSTTSAKILFESIKKSKDSNDIVYYEKTIEKGEYTEVDNAIDSKTMVFQYIEDDKSTVLAKIVKNIPPSVKPYADIKGRIQNLYQNKLEKEWGSNLRAKYPVKLNQSELNKLIKK is encoded by the coding sequence ATGTTTAGAATCATTTTATTAATTTATTTTTTTGGATTTACACGCCTAATGACTGCCCAAGAGCTCATGACTATAGGCAAAGAAAAGGTATCTGTAGAAGAGTTTCTCCGTATTTATCAAAAGAATAATCAATCGGCCTCTAGTTTTTCTGAAAAAGACATCAATGAATACCTGGACTTATTTACCCTCTTTAAAATGAAGCTTCAAGAGGCTAGGCGTTTAAGACTTGATACCTTGCCTGCTTTAAAAGAAGACTATCAAAAATACACTGAGCAGCTCGTACAAAATCATTTTGTAGATAAGAACTATATGGAAAACATATGGAAAGCCCAGTATGAGCATATGAAATACGACGTCAAAGTAGCTCATATCATGGTCAAATGTGCTCCTAATGCTTTACCTGCCGATACTTTGATTGCCTATAATAAATTGAACTACCTCAGACAACAGGCGAATAAAGATAATTTTTCTAAGCTAGCCACTGAAAATAGTGAAGATCCTTCAAGTGCTCCTAAAGGAGGACTTCTGGGTTATATTACTGCCTTTATGACCTTTCCAGAATTTGAAGTGCCGTGTTTTGCTACCCCAGTGGGAGGAATCAGCCCCATCTTTAGAACCCAATATGGATATCACATTCTTCATGTATTGGATAAAAGGACTGCAAGAGGAAGAATAAAGGTGGCACATATTTTTCTTAAGAAATCTGATAAAAATGAAGAGGCTGAAAAGAAGATACAAGAGGCCTATAAGCTAGTGAGTACAAAAAAAATAAGTTTTGAAGATGCTGTATCTAAGTATTCAGAAGATGCATCCACCAAAGAGACCAAAGGAGAACTGCAAGAATTCGGAGTTAGTGAGATGGTCATCGATTTTGAAGAGCAGTGTTTCGCTCTTAAAAATCCGGGAGATATTTCAAAACCTTTTATGACCGATTATGGGTGGCATATGGTGAAACTCATCGAGAAAAAACCATTGAAAGACTATGAAGGCTCCAAAGAAACTATTATTCAAAGAATGGCGAGAGACCCCCGTGTCAATTATTTGAAAGACGTGGCTTATCGTAGAATGATAGAGAAGTATAAGTTATCAGAAACGCCGCAAACCTTAGCAAATTTTTCAAATCCTTTGATAGATACTTTTTTCATGGTTAAAAATTGGGTGTTGAAGCCTTCCAAAACTATGGAGACTACTCCATTATTTACTTTTGGAGGTAAAATATTTACATTAAAGGAGTTTACAGATTTTGCTAATCAAAATTATAAGACTGCAAGTTCCAGAACCAAGAAGGAGGCACTAGACGTCATGTATAACGCATATAAAGAGAAAATGATCTGGGAAACTACTAAAACTAAATTGTCAGAAGAGGATAAACAGTTTGGTCATCTGGAAGCTGAATACATGAATGGCTTGCTCATATTTGAAATCATGGATAAAGAGGTATGGAAAAAAGCGGTTGCTGACACTATTGGGTCTAAGAAATTATATGAAGAGGTGAAAAATAACTATTGGTTTAAAGATAGGGTCTTTATTGAAGGAATCAAAATGACGAAACCGGACTTATTACAAAATTATACCAATAGACTCTCCACGACTTCTGCTAAAATACTTTTTGAATCTATTAAAAAATCAAAAGATTCTAATGATATTGTCTACTATGAAAAGACCATTGAAAAGGGAGAATATACCGAGGTAGATAATGCCATAGATTCAAAAACGATGGTTTTTCAGTATATCGAAGACGATAAATCTACTGTACTTGCAAAGATTGTAAAGAATATACCTCCTTCAGTTAAGCCATATGCAGACATTAAGGGTAGAATTCAAAATCTGTATCAAAATAAATTAGAAAAAGAATGGGGTAGTAATTTACGTGCAAAATATCCTGTTAAGTTAAATCAATCTGAGCTCAATAAGCTTATAAAAAAATAA
- a CDS encoding peptidylprolyl isomerase, with product MFLLISGSAFSQSKSIDKIVALVNDQMVLESDINFYKLKVSDSSNQVNCNILYKIILDKLLYSKALKDSIIINDEEIDGELENRLQYFINMFGNQEKFEKYYNKTLSELKVDFREDLKQQMLADRAKGKLLSGMNPTPRDVKDYFESLHKDSIPYYNSEVQLAQIVFLPKITRDAKRAMKKKAEKIRTELINKESGFATQAILYSDDPGSASNGGELGWVEPGMMVPEFEQASFSLPVGEVSELVETQYGIHIIEVLEKKNDKVRVRHILIAAKPDADGITKAGKLADSIRNQILAKKISFQKAVELYSDDKFFKSNGGVLVNMKSKTRSPIFEIGAVDADIVNQISNMNPGDITTAQPYKTLDNKVGYRIVTLLSETPPRKASLETDYNKIKEVVHDRMRDKAMDNWVKFYTGYVFVKLSPEYTNCDNLNIFKNELK from the coding sequence TTGTTTCTTTTAATATCTGGTTCTGCTTTTTCACAATCAAAGTCGATTGATAAAATAGTAGCTTTGGTCAATGACCAAATGGTATTAGAGTCCGATATTAATTTTTACAAATTAAAGGTATCGGATAGCAGTAATCAAGTGAATTGTAATATTTTGTATAAAATAATCCTCGATAAGTTGCTATACAGCAAGGCTTTGAAGGATAGTATTATTATCAATGATGAAGAGATTGATGGTGAGCTAGAAAACAGACTTCAGTATTTCATCAATATGTTTGGCAATCAGGAGAAGTTTGAAAAATATTATAATAAAACGCTTTCTGAATTAAAAGTGGACTTCAGAGAAGATCTCAAACAGCAGATGTTAGCAGATAGGGCCAAGGGAAAATTGCTTTCAGGTATGAACCCTACACCTAGAGACGTTAAAGATTATTTTGAATCGCTTCATAAAGATAGTATTCCTTATTACAATTCTGAAGTACAGTTGGCTCAGATTGTTTTCCTACCTAAAATTACACGCGATGCCAAGCGTGCGATGAAGAAAAAGGCCGAGAAAATTAGAACGGAATTAATAAATAAAGAATCAGGTTTTGCTACTCAGGCGATTTTATATTCAGATGATCCAGGTTCTGCTTCTAATGGTGGTGAGCTAGGCTGGGTAGAACCAGGTATGATGGTCCCTGAGTTTGAACAAGCGTCTTTCTCCTTACCTGTAGGTGAAGTATCGGAATTAGTAGAAACGCAATATGGTATTCATATCATTGAAGTTTTAGAAAAGAAAAATGATAAGGTGAGAGTAAGACATATATTAATAGCAGCTAAACCTGACGCCGATGGTATAACCAAGGCAGGTAAGCTCGCAGATTCTATTCGAAATCAAATTCTAGCTAAAAAAATTAGTTTTCAAAAAGCGGTTGAGTTATACTCAGACGATAAATTTTTCAAGTCTAATGGTGGAGTGCTGGTCAATATGAAATCTAAAACGAGGTCACCCATATTTGAAATAGGTGCTGTAGATGCAGATATAGTCAATCAAATTAGCAATATGAATCCGGGAGATATAACTACTGCTCAGCCTTATAAAACCCTTGATAATAAAGTAGGCTATCGTATCGTAACACTATTGTCCGAAACTCCTCCTCGCAAAGCTAGCTTGGAGACCGATTATAATAAAATAAAAGAAGTAGTGCATGATAGAATGCGAGACAAAGCTATGGATAATTGGGTCAAATTCTATACGGGTTATGTTTTTGTCAAGCTAAGTCCAGAATACACAAATTGTGATAATTTGAATATCTTTAAAAACGAATTGAAATAA
- a CDS encoding MoxR family ATPase, translating to MSDVKAVDLFALQFSKLKNEIGKVIIGQNEVVDQALISLFCGGNCLLIGVPGLAKTKLIQSISQALDLSFKRIQFTPDLMPSDIVGTEILDSNKQFIFNEGPIFANLILADEINRTPPKTQSALLEAMQEKIVTVSGKPYRLPNPFFVMATQNPIEQEGTYPLPEAQLDRFMYSIMLDYPNFEEEIEIVKSTTVDTQATIEPILTANEILEIHHLVRKIPVTDNVYQYAVGLVARTRPNSPQASELAKKYIAWGAGPRASQYLILAAKCIAISKGKYSPDIEDVQQAAFPVLNHRIFKNYQAEADEFNTEMIIQNIL from the coding sequence ATGAGCGATGTAAAAGCAGTAGACTTGTTTGCCCTGCAGTTTTCAAAATTAAAAAATGAAATAGGCAAAGTAATAATAGGTCAAAATGAAGTGGTAGATCAGGCTCTCATCTCACTCTTCTGTGGGGGTAATTGTTTACTGATAGGCGTACCTGGCTTGGCGAAAACTAAGTTGATTCAAAGCATATCGCAAGCATTGGATTTATCATTTAAGCGTATTCAGTTTACTCCAGATTTGATGCCGTCGGATATAGTCGGTACTGAAATATTGGATTCCAATAAGCAGTTTATTTTTAATGAAGGACCAATATTTGCTAATTTAATTTTAGCAGATGAAATCAATCGTACGCCTCCCAAGACTCAATCTGCACTATTAGAAGCTATGCAAGAAAAAATAGTAACGGTTTCGGGAAAACCCTACAGACTTCCCAATCCGTTCTTTGTCATGGCTACTCAAAATCCTATAGAACAAGAAGGTACTTATCCACTCCCAGAGGCGCAGTTAGATCGATTTATGTATAGCATAATGCTAGATTATCCAAATTTTGAAGAAGAAATTGAAATTGTAAAATCTACCACTGTAGATACTCAAGCTACTATTGAACCAATTTTAACTGCGAATGAAATCTTGGAAATTCATCATTTGGTCAGAAAAATTCCTGTAACGGATAATGTATATCAATATGCGGTAGGGCTTGTAGCTCGAACTAGACCCAATAGTCCTCAAGCATCCGAACTCGCTAAAAAGTACATCGCCTGGGGTGCTGGTCCTAGAGCTTCTCAATATTTGATTTTAGCAGCGAAATGCATAGCTATCAGTAAAGGGAAGTATTCGCCTGATATCGAAGATGTTCAGCAGGCAGCCTTTCCTGTATTAAATCATAGAATTTTTAAAAATTATCAGGCAGAGGCGGATGAGTTTAACACAGAAATGATTATTCAAAATATATTATAA
- a CDS encoding chromophore lyase CpcT/CpeT, which translates to MLIKFLANFSILLAVSNIQAQVEVVDDKPAVAVSEKENLLDLFSTWLKGEYNSSAQNAQDTNYFNISLIMFPIWEKESDAKYFYVEQAMVGKEDKPYRQRVYKVYQTGPNTIVSAIYTIKKQEDFVKLQENTKKQKALTKEDIEYKEGCDVFLEFDGNVFKGGTDGKKCASNLRGAKYTTTEVQVFDGKLISWDRGFTDIGLQAWGATAGGYVFDKVK; encoded by the coding sequence ATGCTCATTAAATTTCTAGCTAATTTTTCCATCCTTCTCGCAGTATCAAACATCCAAGCTCAGGTAGAGGTTGTTGATGATAAACCTGCAGTAGCCGTATCAGAAAAAGAGAATTTATTGGACTTGTTTTCTACATGGCTCAAAGGAGAATATAATTCATCTGCTCAAAACGCACAGGATACCAATTATTTCAATATATCGCTCATAATGTTTCCTATATGGGAAAAAGAGAGTGATGCTAAATATTTTTATGTGGAGCAAGCCATGGTGGGAAAAGAAGATAAGCCTTATCGACAAAGGGTATACAAGGTTTATCAAACTGGTCCTAATACGATAGTGAGTGCTATTTATACCATAAAGAAGCAAGAAGACTTCGTCAAACTTCAAGAAAACACTAAAAAACAGAAGGCTTTGACCAAAGAGGATATTGAATACAAAGAGGGATGCGATGTTTTTCTGGAGTTTGATGGTAATGTATTCAAAGGTGGTACTGATGGAAAAAAATGCGCTAGCAATTTACGAGGTGCAAAGTATACTACCACTGAAGTACAGGTTTTTGATGGTAAACTGATTAGCTGGGATAGGGGTTTTACTGATATAGGATTGCAAGCCTGGGGTGCTACCGCTGGAGGATACGTATTTGATAAGGTAAAATAA
- a CDS encoding iron-sulfur cluster assembly accessory protein: MIYISELASQRVQEILLSEGKGADYFVRVSVKGGGCSGLSYDIQFDNQSQPDDQFFEDKGIKLCTDLMSFLYVCNSTLEFSEGLNGKGFHFSNPNAARTCACGESFAV; this comes from the coding sequence ATGATATATATTTCCGAATTAGCAAGCCAAAGAGTTCAAGAAATTCTTCTATCGGAAGGAAAAGGTGCGGACTATTTTGTGCGCGTTTCTGTCAAAGGTGGAGGTTGTAGTGGTTTGAGCTACGATATTCAGTTTGACAACCAATCTCAGCCCGATGATCAATTTTTTGAAGATAAAGGAATCAAACTCTGCACAGATCTTATGAGTTTTCTCTACGTCTGCAATTCTACACTCGAATTCTCTGAAGGACTCAATGGCAAAGGTTTTCATTTCTCAAATCCTAATGCCGCTAGAACTTGTGCATGCGGAGAGAGTTTTGCTGTATAA
- a CDS encoding peptide chain release factor 3, with protein MFEQEIEKRKTFAVIAHPDAGKTTLTEKLLLFGGAIQTAGAVKSNKIKKSTTSDFMEIEKQRGISVATSVMSFEYKNLLINILDTPGHKDFAEDTYRTLTAVDSVILVVDCVKGVEEQTEKLMEVCRMRDTPVIVFVNKMDRDGKDPFDLLDELEKKLNINVQPLSWPIGKGTFFKGVYNIPEKKINLFSPSQQKLTDDYIAIEDLQSAELDKHVGAQEANQLREDLELIHGVYPDLDRKAYLHGQIAPVYFGSAVNNFGVQELLDTFVQLAPNPRPRLTSEREVAPTESKFSGFIFKIHANLDPKHRDRIAFMRICSGEFKRNKFYYHVRQNKELRFNNPTTFMASQKSIIEEAYPGDVVGLYDSGNFKIGDTMTEGEKFYFKGIPNFSPEIFKEIINLDPMKTKQLQKGLEQLTDEGVAQLFRSYHGSRQVVGTVGELQFEVIQYRLEHEYGAKCRMSPVNYFKACWMTGDEKKIEEFIKFKSNNVFYDKDENKVFMAESSWLLDVAIKDYPDITFHTTSEFKL; from the coding sequence ATGTTCGAACAAGAAATAGAAAAAAGAAAAACATTTGCTGTCATAGCACACCCCGATGCAGGTAAGACCACCTTGACCGAGAAGCTACTCCTCTTTGGAGGGGCTATCCAGACCGCAGGTGCTGTCAAATCCAATAAAATTAAGAAGTCCACTACTTCGGACTTTATGGAAATAGAAAAGCAAAGAGGGATATCAGTCGCTACTTCGGTCATGTCATTTGAATACAAAAACTTATTGATTAATATTCTCGATACGCCTGGTCACAAGGATTTTGCCGAAGATACCTACCGAACCCTGACTGCCGTAGATAGCGTCATTCTGGTCGTGGACTGCGTCAAAGGAGTCGAAGAACAAACAGAGAAATTGATGGAAGTCTGCCGAATGCGTGATACACCTGTAATTGTTTTTGTCAATAAAATGGATAGAGATGGAAAAGATCCTTTTGACTTATTGGATGAACTTGAAAAAAAACTCAATATCAATGTGCAACCCTTGAGCTGGCCTATCGGAAAAGGAACCTTCTTTAAAGGGGTGTATAACATTCCTGAGAAAAAAATAAACCTCTTCTCACCTAGCCAGCAAAAATTGACCGATGACTATATCGCTATCGAGGATCTCCAATCAGCGGAACTCGATAAGCATGTAGGCGCTCAAGAAGCCAACCAACTTCGGGAAGACCTCGAACTGATTCATGGTGTCTATCCTGATTTGGATCGAAAAGCCTATCTACATGGCCAGATAGCACCCGTATATTTTGGTTCAGCGGTTAATAATTTCGGTGTGCAGGAACTGCTCGACACCTTTGTACAGTTAGCACCCAATCCTCGTCCACGTCTTACGAGCGAGCGAGAGGTAGCTCCTACAGAATCTAAGTTTTCTGGATTTATATTTAAAATTCATGCCAACCTTGACCCTAAGCACCGAGATAGAATCGCCTTTATGCGTATATGCAGTGGAGAGTTTAAGCGAAATAAATTTTACTATCACGTTCGTCAGAATAAAGAATTGCGATTCAATAATCCTACCACGTTTATGGCATCGCAGAAAAGCATTATTGAAGAAGCCTATCCCGGTGATGTAGTGGGGCTCTATGATTCTGGAAATTTCAAAATAGGCGATACTATGACCGAAGGAGAAAAATTCTACTTCAAAGGCATCCCTAATTTTTCTCCCGAGATATTCAAAGAAATCATCAACCTAGATCCTATGAAGACCAAGCAGCTTCAAAAAGGACTGGAACAACTAACCGATGAAGGCGTAGCACAGCTCTTCCGCTCCTATCATGGCAGCCGACAGGTAGTAGGTACAGTAGGCGAACTCCAGTTTGAAGTCATACAATACCGTCTCGAGCATGAGTACGGCGCTAAATGCCGTATGTCGCCCGTCAATTATTTCAAAGCCTGCTGGATGACAGGTGATGAAAAAAAGATTGAAGAATTTATAAAATTCAAATCGAATAATGTCTTTTATGACAAAGACGAAAACAAAGTATTCATGGCAGAAAGTAGCTGGTTACTAGACGTCGCTATCAAGGACTATCCAGATATTACTTTTCATACGACGAGTGAGTTTAAGCTGTAA
- a CDS encoding T9SS type A sorting domain-containing protein, whose product MKLSILTTVALSFFAFNLFAIDISGEWNGTRYQYNDTKTGYIAEFTYKYNLKQEGSQVTGTAFIQSQGGKYAEIAVRGFVEGNQFYFEEYEVLKATRDENFLWCLKKGVLTIEEQDGKIEIKGATASFMELYGFECSGGVTSLSKENPALTEKEVKEITDKENSSPISVYPNPFIESTQISFYNDKTQPVYVDVVDIQGRIIKVIENSTLTEGNKNYTFVPKSDETATYYYLRIKLGDNMTTKSIQKITGLGNNR is encoded by the coding sequence ATGAAGTTATCTATACTTACCACAGTTGCATTAAGTTTTTTTGCTTTCAACCTTTTTGCTATTGATATATCTGGTGAATGGAACGGCACCCGCTATCAATACAATGATACCAAGACCGGTTATATAGCAGAATTTACATACAAGTATAATTTGAAACAGGAAGGCAGTCAGGTAACTGGAACCGCTTTTATACAATCTCAAGGTGGCAAATATGCAGAAATAGCTGTTAGAGGATTTGTTGAGGGCAATCAATTTTATTTTGAAGAATATGAAGTTTTGAAGGCAACAAGAGATGAGAATTTCTTGTGGTGTTTAAAGAAAGGAGTATTGACTATCGAAGAGCAAGATGGCAAAATTGAGATTAAAGGTGCTACCGCTTCATTTATGGAACTTTATGGCTTTGAATGCAGTGGAGGAGTGACTAGCCTTTCGAAGGAAAACCCAGCCTTAACAGAAAAAGAAGTCAAAGAAATTACTGACAAGGAAAATTCTTCACCTATTTCTGTTTATCCGAATCCATTTATAGAGTCTACTCAGATTAGTTTTTACAACGATAAAACTCAACCCGTGTATGTAGATGTGGTAGATATTCAAGGAAGAATCATCAAAGTCATAGAGAACAGCACTTTGACAGAAGGAAATAAAAACTACACCTTCGTTCCCAAATCAGATGAAACAGCTACTTATTATTACCTTCGAATCAAATTAGGTGATAATATGACTACCAAATCTATTCAGAAGATTACTGGACTGGGCAACAACAGATAG
- a CDS encoding AAA family ATPase, with translation MKYEIQKLQRINVIGTSGSGKSTFSKTLASKLNLPYIEMDSLFWKDDWRFASDEELMENVRLATKGDRWLLDGNYNRTQPIKWKNVQTIIWLDYPFHLVFYRVLKRSIARLFDGKPLWGTNNRESFKKSFLSKESIIYWMWTSYPNMKKRYTKVFEKNTKNWQLIRLTSTSAANDFLNNLDSQVNF, from the coding sequence ATGAAGTATGAAATTCAGAAACTCCAGCGCATCAATGTCATCGGCACTTCAGGTAGCGGCAAATCAACATTTAGCAAGACCTTAGCTAGTAAGTTGAATTTACCTTATATCGAAATGGACTCTCTTTTTTGGAAGGATGATTGGAGGTTTGCGAGTGATGAAGAACTTATGGAAAATGTTCGACTAGCCACCAAAGGTGATCGATGGCTGCTTGATGGCAACTATAATCGCACCCAACCAATAAAATGGAAAAATGTACAAACCATCATCTGGCTAGATTATCCATTTCATTTAGTTTTTTATCGCGTTCTTAAAAGGAGTATCGCTAGATTATTTGATGGAAAACCACTATGGGGAACTAATAATCGAGAGTCGTTTAAAAAATCATTTTTATCCAAAGAATCAATTATATATTGGATGTGGACCAGCTACCCCAATATGAAGAAAAGATATACTAAAGTGTTTGAAAAGAATACGAAAAATTGGCAGTTGATTCGATTGACATCAACTTCTGCAGCAAATGATTTTTTAAATAATTTAGATTCCCAAGTTAATTTTTAA
- a CDS encoding GNAT family N-acetyltransferase, protein MPFQYNTNKDLHPANVLALYSDAGWTNYTKYMPKLMRGIANSLDVLSAWDDEKLVGLIRTIGDQETIIYIQDILVLKDYKRQGVGRQLMKHIFDKNQDVRQIIQLTDSEPEQKNFYESMGMEDCHTSNLKAYRRV, encoded by the coding sequence ATGCCATTTCAATATAACACAAACAAAGACCTACACCCTGCAAATGTTTTAGCTTTGTACTCAGATGCTGGATGGACGAACTATACCAAGTATATGCCCAAGCTCATGCGCGGTATAGCTAATTCGTTGGATGTCTTATCTGCATGGGATGATGAAAAATTGGTAGGTTTAATTCGAACTATCGGTGATCAAGAAACAATTATTTATATTCAAGATATACTCGTTCTTAAAGATTATAAACGCCAAGGGGTAGGTCGTCAACTTATGAAACACATTTTTGATAAGAATCAAGATGTAAGACAAATTATTCAGTTAACGGATAGTGAACCAGAACAGAAAAACTTTTATGAAAGTATGGGAATGGAAGATTGTCATACTTCGAATTTAAAAGCGTATCGGAGAGTATGA
- a CDS encoding virulence RhuM family protein has translation MENWVKFLDSFLELSNYPILTNKGKVSMLKAKLKAESEYENYRVIQDRNYESDFDREIKKLKK, from the coding sequence ATGGAAAACTGGGTTAAATTCTTAGATAGCTTTTTAGAATTATCGAACTATCCAATATTGACCAACAAGGGTAAAGTATCTATGTTGAAAGCAAAACTCAAAGCAGAGAGTGAGTATGAAAACTATAGAGTTATACAGGATAGAAATTACGAAAGCGATTTTGATAGAGAAATAAAAAAACTCAAAAAGTAA